The window ggtcactcaatgcagagcatggtaccagcagaaaattgtaaatttctccgtcatgtaaagagtaaggtgaattacgaacataacgaaagttgtttataattaagagacgtttcacgtacggtaaacgaaatttacagaaaatcaatagtataagagaaaatggaggaaaaccattctggttttcttataaacccccgtctattcaaagattttaaaatgatatgcatattgaaaccttcccctggatgagtatactctaaatatgaagtttagttgagatctatcgagccgtttccacgtgatggtggaaaaaccattctgcttttcgtataaacccccgtctattcaaagattttaaaatgatatgcatatcgaaaccgtccccgggaggagtatactctaaatatgaaatttggttgatctatccagccgtttcgacgtgatggtggaaaaaccattctggttttcctataaaccccccgtgtattcaaagtttctaaaatgatatgcatatcgaaaccttccccgggaggagtatactctaaatatgaagtttggttgtgatctatccagccgtttcgacgtgatggtggaaaaaccattctggttttcctataaaccccccgtgtattcaaagattataaaatgatgtgcatatcgaaaccttccccgaaatgagtatattctaaatatgaaatctggttgagatctatccagccgtttcgacgtgatggtggaaaaaccattccggttttcctataaaccccccgtgtattgaaagattttaaaatgatatgcatatcgaaaccttccccgggaggagtatatctaaatatgaagtttggttgagatctatccagccgtttcgacgtgacggtggaaaaaccattctggtttccctataacccccgtgtattcaaagattttaaaatgatatgcatatcgaaaccttccccgggaggagtatatctaaatatgaagtttggttgagatctatccagccgtttcgacgtgatggtggaaaaaccattctggtttccctataacccccgtgtattcaaagattttaaaatgatatgcatatcaaaaccttccccgggaggagtatactctaaatacgaagtttagttgagatctatcgagccgtttcgacgtgatggtggaaaaaccattcttgtcttcctataaacccccgtctattcaaagattttaaaatgatatgcatatcgaaaccttccccgggacgagtatactctaaatatgaagtttggttgagatctatccagccgtttcgacgtgatggtggaaaaaccattctggttttcctataaacccccgtgtattcaaagattttaaaatgatatgcatatcgaaagcttcctcgggaggagtatactctaaatatatagtttggttgagatctatccagccgtttcgacgtgatggtggaaaaaaccattctggttttcctacaaaccgcccgtgtattcaaagattttaaaatgatatgcatatcgaaaccttccccggggtgagtatactctaaatatgaaaattggttgagatctatccagccgtttcgacgtgatggtggaaaaaccattctggttttcctataaaccccccgtgtattcaaagattttaaaatgatatgcatatctaaaccttccccgggaggagtatactctaaatatgaagtttggttgagatctatccagccgtttcgacgtgatggtggaaaaaccattctggttttcctataaaccccccgtgtattcaaagattttaaaatgatatgcatatctaaaccttccccgggaggagtatactctaaatatgaagtttggttgagatctatccagccgtttcgacgtgatggtggaaaaaccattctggttttcctataaacaccccgtgtattcaaatattttaaaatgatatgcatatcgaaaccttccccgggaggagtatactcgaaatatgaagtttggttgagatctatccagccgtttcgacgtgatggtggaaaaaccattctggttttcttataaaccccccgtgtattcaaagattttaaaatgatatgcgtatctaaaccttccccgggatgagtatactctaaatatgaagtttggttgagatctatccagccgtttcgacgtgatggtggaacagacaaacagacaaacagacaaacagatacaattttatttatatagataataataataataataataataataataataataataataataataataataataataataattgtcctacAAATTAGTATTTCTTCTATTTATGGACCTTTTACTCGAAGAAGGTTGGAGCATTATCATGCAGTAATTATTCATTTTCTTGTGTTTCCCGTATGAGAACTGACGTATCGTTAATGTCGAACCACAGTCCCAGTTTATACACCCAGGACGATCTTCTTCCACCCACGTACACGTTTTCCTTTCTTCCATGTTGTCCTCGGTGTCCGGTTGTAAACGCTGTATTTGTGCTGTTGGAAGATGTTACCATAATACTGTAGAGTGGTCTCCTGCGTTTTGTGAGGGTTAGGCCATCGCATGATTCTCTTACGCGACGGGATATTTCCTTATTGGggacataaaaccaaaccaaaccaaaccccatggcactacagcccttgaagggccttggtctaccaagcgaccactgctcatcctgaAGACCtgtagattgcgaggtgtcgtgtggtcagcacgacgattcctctcggccgttattcttggctttcgagaccggggccgctatctcaccatcagatagctcctcaatcacgtaggctgagtggacctcgaaccagccctcaagtccaggtaaaaatccctgtcctggccggtaatcgaacccggggccgccgggcatgagacagacacgctacccgtacaccacggggccggccttattGGTGGCATGGTCTACCCAAAGGGTCTTCAACATCCTGCGATGCATCTACATATCAAAGTCTGTACTTGATTCATTGACGAAGCCTACGACGCTTTCAATTAGGACCGCTAGGACGTAATACTTAACGACACGCCAgcgagtataaataaataaataaataaataaatgaatgaatgaatgaatgaatgaatgaatgaatgaatgaataaactttTAGACATGGTTAATcgagtgggttactgtagtcacgtcctagttcgtgaaccatgggcaacggctgagtggcctactaagtggtcgtgagagtcgggataccagttgctatggaatgggagtgggcatctcggacatattctgagtcatggccctccttgtgctcaggtggctaggactgaacaatctaccggtggtctctaacccgttagaggagagatcctcacttggactatgtctaagtagggtagcatcctactgcatgaatttaccgagctcaaaatattttaagaaagcctcagacctatgggagtaacggagtcccattcccatttgacaagTGAGGgtctccttagaaacaacttggcgaacggaatggaattcgatgTAGAGCTGtacatattaatggggcttgtgggagaaaaaagtagaactggctgagtcagcaaagaggatgcatatggatgtgctaggcgTAAGTGATATttcggtaaggggagataatgaggaagagataggatattataatgtgtacttgacgggtgttaaaaacggAAGGGCAGTGTTACACTACTCATGtgccatttttaattttcttttcttgtcTTAATGTATCAGTGCctacttctttttcttttctcttcttctacttcctcttcTTTTGTTATCATGAATTTTAGTCATATAATGTCTCGTTTCAGTACAATGTCTTATAATAATTGGTTTTTAATGTGTTTGTTGTACGTTTGTTGTTGTTCATTTGTAATTTATGTTTTACATTCACTTCTTTGTCATTCTACCGCAGGTAATAATTACCACCCGGATATACCCCAATTGTAACgttcttgttaataataatattattattattttatacattatGTTGTCTTTATCGGATAAAACATGTGCTAAATCACAGAAAAGTATTTTTCCTGGAAGACTGCTGGCGTTAGGATgaaaattatttaaacatttttgTAGAGTTCTTGAACGGAATAATTGACTAATGCTTCGGTTCTTGAGGATCAGAGTCAGAGACAAGCGCATGGAGAGGATCAAACGACTACTCTTAAGATACTTTGAACATATCTCtagaaggaaggagggaagggagGAAGGCAGCCACGGAGAGGGTACGGTACCTGAAAGGAGATCTCAAAGGCGAGCACCTACGAGATGGGTTGATCGGATGTAGACACTTTTTGGAAAGTCCTTATTCAAGGCTTTGCCGCTGGTTTAAGGTAGATCACGAAAGCGAAAAACTCTCCAACTGCTCCAAACATATCACCACATCCTATAGAGGGTAAAAAGAGGAAGGGAGATAATTGAATTCTAAGTATATCTACTGGGCTCCGTTTTAAATAGGTCTGGCAGTTCAAGAAGAGTATTCACTTTTGAAAGTCCTAGACGCACACCTTTTCTTACTTTctgtaatatttaaatattttaatattttaacatttacCTGCTCCCCTGATAAGATCGCACAATTGTACATAACCTGTACTAACATGGAAGGAATAAGGTTTATAACGGTGAAAGAGATACTGCAATTCGTTGAATGGTTCCCAAGATTAGCCTCCGCACAGAAACTCAAGAACGCTATTTCTTTATGTAGATAATTAAGTTACAGtttattataatttgtaaaaatataaCCCCAACGTACACTTAGTGTAGTAGGGTTATGTATATCtgagattcaataataataataataataataataataataataataataataataataataataataataataatgataatatagatAATGATTTTTGTCTTGTTTCTTGTTCTAGGTGCAATGCCGAGGCACACTGTGACACTAGCACTGTCTGTGTTCCTGCTCTGCTTCTGCTTGGTCAGTGCGCACTGTTCGCAacactgtcactgtcattttccCGACAAAGTGACGTGTTTCGATCTCATATCACCACAGCTCACCTACCTCAGCAAACTTCAAGACACTCACCTCCTGACTGACGTCACCATCTCCAGGAGCAGCCTACCAGAGTTACCAGAACGAGCCTTCCACAACCTCGATCTGGAGACTCTGAGTTTAGCTGGGAACGGCATCAGTGTGGTTCACCGCCGAGCATTTCAAAATCTACAAAATTTACACTTTTTACACTTAGAGAACAATAATATTCGTTTCCTGCACCGGGAAACGTTTTCAAACACAGAAAAACTCTTTCATCTTAACCTTAATTCGAATGAATTGTACGACATCGCTGCATTTCGGAATATATCATCACTAAAACAACTGTTCCTAAAGAATAATGTTATTACTGCCCTTCATAATGAGTCGTTCACAAACCCGGACTTGATGAATCTTGTGATGAGTGATAATGAAATCTCGGAAATAGAGCAACATGCATTTGTAAGGCTCTCTAGTCTGAGGGACCTAGACTTATCAAATAACCACATTACATTTATTCATTCCGGAACATTCTCAAGTAATGTAAATTTACTGGAATTAGTGCTGAGAAGAAATGAACTCTATGACATAGAATTCATAAAGAATATTACTACTCTGAGATATCTTTTCTTGTCTGAAAATTCAATAATCTCTCTACCAGATTATGCTTTCTTCGGAACTCCTGATCTATATCGCGTGAATTTGGCACGCAATAAGATAAAGTCAGTTGCCCCCCACGCATTTGATGGTCTGAAGGAGTTGGAAGACTTGGATTTGTCGTGGAACGAGATAACAGCGCTTGAAGAGGAGACATTTCAAGAAACTCCGCAGCTACAAAGGCTGAATATTGCCCACAATAAAATATCCCATGTGGGGTTCGTTCAAGAAGCCCTGGGCCTCACTCACTTGTACTTAGCCTACAACTATATAAGAAATCTGGAAGCCAAAGCCTTCGCAGTCGACGGAGGAGTACTTCAGAGTTTAGATCTGTCCTTCAACCCTCTTAAGAATCTACCACAAAGCGCTTTACATGGTTTATTTACTCTGTCCTTCCTTAACATATCAAATACAGGATTGACGGATCTGCTACCTAATGTGCTGGCAAGCATGCCACAGCTGAGTTCAGTGGACATTAGTGGGAACAAACTGACTGTGATAGACACAATCCGGAGTATCTCCAACATCAGACACATTCAATTACAAAACAATATCCTTGTACTTTTGAAGAACGATACCTTTGTGAACTTGACTCACGAACACACAATATTAGATCTATCTAATAACGCTATTTCAGATGTTGAAAGTGGAGCATTTTATGGGCTAGAGGATGTGCACGCAATAGATATTTCCAGGAATAGTATTTCAACTTTACATAGAAATACATTCGATATAATTTCTAACTTTTGGATATTAGATGCTAGTCACAATGCAATTACAGAACTTGGTTTCATTCGAAATGTATCAACTTTACGATTTCTCATCATGTCCTACAATTCTATTGAGAAATTACCTAAACTTGCTCTGGCAAACTCAAAAATTTCTTTATTACATTACATTGATTTGTCAAGTAACAAAATTAGTGATATACACAAGAATGCATTCCAAAATCTTAAGAATGTTTGGGATTTGAATATTTCTCGAAATAAAATACATTCGCTTCATGCAGATACGTTTCAAAACACAACAAGTCTCTGGGATCTGAATATCAGTTTTAACAAATTGCAGGAAATGGATGGTTTCAAAGATATTCCTAGTCTTCGGCGCCTCAATGTTTCTAACAATCAACTGTCCCTTCTTCCAAACTATACTTTTGCACACTCGAACATGACTAGGTTGCGAATTATAGATATTTCTAACAATATGATAGAAAATATTGAGAATTTGGCTTTCGATGGTCTTTTTCAATTAGATaacttgaatttgtctggaaatagAATAGAGATTATACCATCTGGGACATTTCAGAAGACAATTGAGCTGAAGCACCTTGACCTAAGTCGTAATAATCTGACTCATGTGATAGAAAGTATTCCTAGCTTAGTCTCCTGTGATTTATCTGGAAATTCCATCTCTGACGTAAGCCTtgagatggtgtttccacatctaCGATTCCTCAACCTAGCGAGGAACAGAATTGTGTACATACATCCTATAGCTATGAGGAACTTACCTCAACTAGAGGAAATTGATCTGTCTGACAACAAAATTGAGATGCTTGCAGCAGATACATTCCAGTCCTGTATGGCACTTCTTAAATTAGATGTAAGCGGAAACCACTTAGTGAACTTTCAAGTTGCCAGTATGCCATCCTTAAAATACTTATCGTTGGCAAGTAATAACTTACCTAGTCTCAATAATAACACAATTATTTCTGAAAACATAACTCACTTAATTTATCTTAATTTGAGCAATAATTCCATAGATACTGTAGACGAATCTGCTATTTCTTCCTTGTATTTACTTAAATACCTTGATTTATCTAGGAACAATATATCTGACCTACCAGTAAATTTCCTGACAAATAACACTCTTCTACATACAATTAATCTGAGTTACAACCAGATCTCGCGTCTAGATACCGTCCGTGACCACGTAAGTCTACGAGGACTGAATATTTCAAACAACGTCATCGCAACGATCTCTAGTAAggctttttcaaaaaataaatacagcCGACTTACTCACCTAGATATATCCTCGAACAACATAAGTACTGTGAAAAACAAAGCCTTCAATGGATTGATAAAGCTGAGGTATCTCGACATTTCTAACAACAGGATAACACGTCTTTACTCAGGTATGTTGGGTGACGTTCCACGACTGAGAAATTTCCGATATTGGAGCAATCCTTTATCAAAAGATGCCGCTGTTGAAATTGCACGGAGCCGAACATTTAATAAAGGTTCTGAGAGGATAAATTATGAACAGGAGCTGGCTCAAGAGCTGCATGTTTTAGCCGTTGAGAGGAGGATTGCCAGGCGGGTACATGGAAGTTGACTGTTCTCAAAGTACAGTGTTGTGACCCCTTGAATCATGTCCTCAAAGTGAGAAATCTTGAAGTCATTCTTCGGATTTGCTGTAGGAATATTTTCAGTCACCGCGAAGGTGCACTAAACCTTTCTCTTCCAAGTGAATATCATGAGTTAATGGAGGCTCAGGAGCTCATAATGGTTTAGTATGTGTGACTATAAGAATGAAAACTGAAAAATACTGCGCTAAATTGTGTTAATTTTCACCTTTGATGATGTGTCAGAGAGTGTCAGCAAGATACGAGGGGTTCACAGCCACAGTGTTCCAGGTCCACGATTTTAATATAGCCGGAGAAAAGTTacaagaaactttgttttatacaTTTACATAGTGACCCAAGACAAGCTATCCAAGAGCTGGCATCTTTGTACGGAATAAGTAAAGAAAGTTGATGTTTCCTTCACAGTCATACTGAAACAAGTCCATATTATAGTAGTGTTTATTACGATTAATATTAATGTAATAGCTATTGATCATGAATATGTtcctcattattatttttattcgaaTTCTTAGATGAAATTAACCGCAGTAAATTATATTGTTTAAATATTATATCAAGACAAATCATATGTAAATATTAAATATCGGACAGTAATATATTTACAGTTTTCATTGTATATTGCCATATTCACATTTACATTATCACTTCAGTggaattaattaaaacatttatgaTTCATTTCTTCAAATATAGTTACATGGGCTTGGTACCCTATGGTTGTGAACACCTCATATAATTCAAGGATACAAGGTCGATAAACCAAATGGACTGCTAAGAAGAGACACCTTAATTGTTACTGTTAGGTTTAAGAACGCACAAGAGTTCCCTTGGAGAGAAATTTGCGACATCAGAGAGTAATTTACAAGAACTGTGTTAATGTGATATGTACCTGTTATTAGTAAGAGTCATCGACCTGAATATACAGGTCAGTTGAGTACTTCTTAATTTATTAAAGCTGTAATTTTAACTCATGATAATTGTAATTTCATGCTACCAGTTAAATGGACTTACGCTAAAGAGAACAAAGTTATATTAAGATGATTTTGAGAAAAAATGATACCATTTTGGCACATTACTATAACTTATTTGCTTTCAGTATTGCATGGAGGTACTTGTAGAAGAAGGATTAACTTATTTTACAAACAATAGTACATGTGACACATTTTACTACTAATAGTGAAATAATGTTTGATTTTAATTATTTGTTATCAGCATATTAATGATCTTGAATTTCAATATTTCACTCCCGTAACATATACAGGGCCTCTTTTATAAATCCAGACCGAGAGCGCtgtgtttgcactctgcgctacagcagttgcctcagcccaacttacgtcgcacgcggccgccctgctttaagcgcgtATACAATATGATATGAAATCTTACCTgacaaaagatgctggaagtgtcatctttcataatgagagacttcatgaacaccattaggattttttggacaccaatagcgagagttatgattgttcacacgaccattaagatgaaaccaggcctcatccgaaaagaacataagctgtgggtcgaataatcgatcattcaatgatgcaagataccactcacaatatctcactcttgtggctaaATCAGCAGGTTTTAAGCAATGGGTCCCTGTAAACCTGTAGgctttgatgtgtaacagctttgtagctctgtgtgcagaaggaaCCGAAAcctctacttgttgtgctaattttgtgagtgttctattcggtgaaatgaaatggcgtatgacttttagtgctggagATCGATATCACCTAATGACCAGTAAGACGCAAACAGTTGCAGTTGGCGCTCATTACTGAACTTTAATGAGCACTGAAGCTTGCAGTTTTCCTTTACATCCTGCCTTCATCTCTCTCTGGGATTGTACCTTTTTTACTTTTTGTATGGGTTTCATATGTCTGTCCAGGATTTCTCCCTTTCTTCAAAATGCTCCTCTTCCACTTTGCAACATTTCTCTGACGTTTCACACCTCTCTTTGAAGGACTCACTAATATGGTGGTCGATATGTCCTGCATGTCTGCTATTGAACCATTGTTATTGTCAGTGGAAGAGGACGTATTGTTTGTTACTGGAGATATTTCAGCTGGAGTACTCGTTCTTCCAGGGGTTTCAGGCACACTAGAAATAGCAGTATCAGAACTGTCCTCACTATCATGTCCACCATCATCCTTGGTGAATACGTTTTGTCATTAAGCAAGTCATAGCAGTCTTCAGAAGATGTGCTACTTGATGATGTATTTGATGACGAAGTAGGAGGTAGGAGAGACACTAGAGGTACGAGAACTTCGAAGCTTCAGATGCAGGAATCGGGCAACTCGAAGTTCCTGGATCAAAACAGAGCAATAACTGTACTTCTAATTACTTTTACAAGTTTACTAACTAATAACTCTAGATTGTGAACGCTGCCTATAACTACAAAGATGATGGTTATTAAGAGCAATGTATACCTGGTTCCTCCAAGGACGTCAAAACGACAGGCTCATGTTCCATTAAACACTGCTTTGTCCCATCCGGTCCCTTCGCAACTGCCTCCTTTGTTTCAGCCCTTTCCATATCAGCGAGGGCTAGCTGAAAGAGCATTATATCGCGAGAAATCATGGTCTACAGAGATGGAAAAAAGAAGTGCTTCAGTGGAAAAGGTAAAGAATAACCTTGATCTATCTCAGCACTGGGTACAACTTATTCTAACAATAACGGCATAACTGAAAATAAACGGATGTTGTTTCTTAAAAAAGAGACATTCTTAGTAGCAAGAACGACATAATAGCATTTAGTACCTTTATTTCTACCTGAAATGACGTCTTTGATTTGTAGCAATAATATCAGAATGtgaaatagtacaaataaaataactatgtctcggagcaACAACGTTATATATCcttataatacacacataacctgGTCATGCCCCAATATCAGACGTTGACCAAAGTTTTGTttccgttgaggattttagccTATCGACCGATTAGGTCTTGAGAGCTATCTCCTTAACTGAGTATTACTAGACTGAATGGAGGAGGTGAAGGGGAATCCTGTTTCACATGTCATAACTGGTCATAATATGACCTGCTCCCCTTTTTAGGGGGGCGACGCACTTTGGAGACCCTGGGTTGGTACCAGAGTTTCATAAGTTCATTAATGATGAGTGGTAATTTATTCGTAGCTTAGTTGGAGAAGTAAGCAGATGTGACGTGGGTCACCCATCCGGGTGGAcgccacgcccattgttgcttaactatCAGTGACGCTTAAGTTGTTACAGTGCTTATAGCCTGGATTGATTTGCGGTGCATACTGCATTAAGTCTAAATAATACGTTACGCATAGGGGATTATATAACGTAATGTACTAACCTTCCTCACAGCAAGGGTGTCACAACTCCAAATATGTCATTCTTGCATAACCACAAGCGGATGCCTTCCACACAGTGCCGAGGTTGCAACTCAAATGGTACGGTATTGCTGGGCGTTCAAGGACCAAAGCAAGAAGGGAAAAGAACGACACATCTGCCCTCTCTGGCCGCGACATTGAACTTCAGATTCAAAGCAGTGTTTAACGGAACATGAGCCTGCCGTTTTGACGTCCTTAGAGGAACCAGGTATACCTTGATCTTAATAAGCATCATCTCTGT is drawn from Anabrus simplex isolate iqAnaSimp1 chromosome 1, ASM4041472v1, whole genome shotgun sequence and contains these coding sequences:
- the LOC136858241 gene encoding protein artichoke, whose amino-acid sequence is MPRHTVTLALSVFLLCFCLVSAHCSQHCHCHFPDKVTCFDLISPQLTYLSKLQDTHLLTDVTISRSSLPELPERAFHNLDLETLSLAGNGISVVHRRAFQNLQNLHFLHLENNNIRFLHRETFSNTEKLFHLNLNSNELYDIAAFRNISSLKQLFLKNNVITALHNESFTNPDLMNLVMSDNEISEIEQHAFVRLSSLRDLDLSNNHITFIHSGTFSSNVNLLELVLRRNELYDIEFIKNITTLRYLFLSENSIISLPDYAFFGTPDLYRVNLARNKIKSVAPHAFDGLKELEDLDLSWNEITALEEETFQETPQLQRLNIAHNKISHVGFVQEALGLTHLYLAYNYIRNLEAKAFAVDGGVLQSLDLSFNPLKNLPQSALHGLFTLSFLNISNTGLTDLLPNVLASMPQLSSVDISGNKLTVIDTIRSISNIRHIQLQNNILVLLKNDTFVNLTHEHTILDLSNNAISDVESGAFYGLEDVHAIDISRNSISTLHRNTFDIISNFWILDASHNAITELGFIRNVSTLRFLIMSYNSIEKLPKLALANSKISLLHYIDLSSNKISDIHKNAFQNLKNVWDLNISRNKIHSLHADTFQNTTSLWDLNISFNKLQEMDGFKDIPSLRRLNVSNNQLSLLPNYTFAHSNMTRLRIIDISNNMIENIENLAFDGLFQLDNLNLSGNRIEIIPSGTFQKTIELKHLDLSRNNLTHVIESIPSLVSCDLSGNSISDVSLEMVFPHLRFLNLARNRIVYIHPIAMRNLPQLEEIDLSDNKIEMLAADTFQSCMALLKLDVSGNHLVNFQVASMPSLKYLSLASNNLPSLNNNTIISENITHLIYLNLSNNSIDTVDESAISSLYLLKYLDLSRNNISDLPVNFLTNNTLLHTINLSYNQISRLDTVRDHVSLRGLNISNNVIATISSKAFSKNKYSRLTHLDISSNNISTVKNKAFNGLIKLRYLDISNNRITRLYSGMLGDVPRLRNFRYWSNPLSKDAAVEIARSRTFNKGSERINYEQELAQELHVLAVERRIARRVHGS